The genome window AACAttatacttttttaatattCCTTAAAAAAGgagaatcaattaataattatttattatttaatcatgATTAAGAGTATTATTAATGTATTGATGATACTGATTaataattactttttatttatgTAGAAAATTctaattgatgatgatttttatacatataacagatcatgttattaataaaattgaagagATATTtgtactatattttataaatgggTCGAGGTTCCTGGCAGCCGTATGCCGGGGACCGGTTATACAACCCACGATTTCTTGCctgttggatgcatatccagcggtcaGGAtcgtattaaattttaatatgtccagcgcttttttagcgctggacggggATTCCCATGTCCAGCGCTAAaactggatatgcatccaacgacCCAGAATCTGGGTGTTGGATAAGCGCTCCACAGCAGCCGTATGCTGTGGACCGCTACCCTTTATAAATTTACTTATCTATAATCATTTTgtcaaataattattatcaattaaacaaattcaatgaaaataaataattttcaactacctaaaaaaatacaaaacaataTCAATCTTAATTATcaaagaaattattttaatttaaaaacaattttaatttagtaagCAAATTACGATTTTTACCACAATTTTACTTCAATATTCTACCGCTGCTAACTTGGTCTCTCGTCTCATTCAGGTCCTTCCTTTCTCATCTCTACATTTTAGCACAAACACAACAAAGGGGTTTTTCGAGGGTTTAACAAAATCCACATACACtagaaacacacacacacacacaaccaGGAACTCACTCAAACATATTCACTATGATGAGAAGAGCTTCATCAAAACTCATACCCTTAACCAAACCCTCTTTCTCTCTTCTCTCCAGAAATCTCTCTACTCAAAACCCCACCAATCACATTTTATCatcaaaccctaatttcaagAATTGCCCACAAACCCATGTTTTGATCAACTCAAGATCCAATTTTGATGCTAGCCCATCTCAAGATTTTAGTACTCTGGTAGACCCAAGGCTGAAAATCCCACAAATATCATCAAGACAGcggaaaattaaagaaaaatcacAGCTTGAAGAGGCTTTTGAGGCAGCAGAGACTGCTGATGAGATGGTGAAGGCTTTTAAAGAAATGGAAGCGAGTTTCGAAGAGAAGGAACTTGGGTTGGCTTGCTTGAAAATGGGGCTTAAATTTGATCAAGAAGGTGAGGAACCCGAAAAAACTTTGTCTTATGGTCTTAGAGCTTTGAAAATTTTGGATAATAATAATGGTTTTTCTTTTCCGCTTGCGATGACTTTACAATTGTTGGGTTCTGcttgttataatttgaaaagGTTTAATGATAGTTTGGGGTATCTTAATAGGGCTAATAGGATGTTGACTAAGTTACAGGAAGAGGGTAAGATTAGTATTAATGATATTAGTCCGGTTCTTCACGCGGTTCAGCTTGAGTTAGCGAATACTAAGACTGCGTTAGGGAGGAGAGAAGAAGCTCTTGTTAATCTCAGGACTTGTTTGGAAATTAAAGAAATGACTTTGGAAGAGGATAGTAAAGAACTTGGTAATGCTAATAGGGATTTAGCTGAGGCTTATGTCGCGGTTTTGAATTTTAAGGATGGGTTGGCACATTGTTTGAAGGCTATGGAGATACATAAGAGGAAATATGGGTTGAATTCGGTGGAGGTTGCACATGATAGGAGGTTGCTTGGAGTAATTTATACTGGATTAGAGGAGCACGAGAAGGCACTGGATCAGAATCAGTTGTCGCAGAAGGTGTTGAAGAATTGGGGCCTTAAATCTGAGTTGCTTCGCGGTGAAATTGATGCAGCAAACATGAAAATTGCATTAGGAAAGTACGATGATGCTATTAATAGTTTAAGAGGTGCTGTTCAACAGACTGAAAAAGATAGTGAGGAGCGAGCTATGGTATTTGTTTCTATGGCCAAAGCGTTTTGTAATCAGGAAAATTTTGCTGACTCAAAGCGGTGTCTACAGATTGCTTGTGGGATTCTGGATAAGAAAGAAAGCATGGCCCCGGAAGATGTTTCTGAGGCATTTATGGAAATATCAATGCTATATGAGACAATGAATGAGTTTGAAACAGCAATTTCTTTGTTAAAGAGATCGCAGGCCATGCTTGAGAAGCTTCCACAAGAGCAGCACTCAGTTGGAAGTGTTTCAGCAAGGATTGGTTGGTTACTTTTGCTGACAGGAAAGGTGAAGCAGGCTATTCCTTACTTGGAAGAGGGGGCAGAAAGATTAAAAGAGAGCTTTGGTTCTAGGCATTATGGGGTAGGGTATGTTTACAACAATTTGGGTGCAGCATATCTGGAACTAGATAGGCCTGAGTCAGCTGCACAAGCTTTTGCATTTGCGAAGGAGATTATGGACGTGTCTCTTGGTCCTCATCACTCCGATTCAATCGAGTCATGCCAGAACCTTTCAAAAGCTTATGATGCCATGGGAAGGTTAGTACATTTAAGTTTATCTTGATAGCATTAAATACCTGATATGGACTAGTAGtacagtatatatattatttcctaCGATAGTTAATGTTCACTAGGAATATACTACATATGACATTTTAGTATTTTACAAGTATATCCACCATTTTAAAGGATCCCTGTTCTTTTAGAAAAAACGTTACTAATACTTCATCTATGATAAAGCTAGGTCATACCAGCTTTGTCCTTGAACTTTTTATTATCATTATACAGAACCTATTAGTAGTCTGTAGTACACCCATACAGATATACTGTCTCCCTTGTCTTCATACCCTTATTACTCACGCAAGACTTTAAAGTTCAAATGCTTATTTTAGGACTTAACAATAGCACACACCTGGAAATCCCGTTATGGAATGCAGCTCTCTACTTTTTACTTCTAAACTGCAATCGTAGAGCTTAGCGTATATACTATCGAATAGAATTCAGCATTTTTGTAGAAAAGAGTGCCTTGTCCAAAAGTAGCTCTGTCCCAATGGCAGAAGTAGATTACAGTTTCTAATACCTATATAGTACACGTACGATGGTTCAGTCTTGTATGTTTCCAGTTCAAATGATTTCACAATGATACTTCGCAGTAGTTAGAAATTAAGTGTGTGCTACAGCCTCTCCTTTTATTCTACGACTCCCCATTGCTTGGTAagatacatgaaagtacttcaaGTTCAAAAAAATATGTTCTATGAATCCCGTCTCTATTTACCAGGTAGTGGTACATGAGTACTTAAACTGGAGTTCTACTTTTACATGAATCTGCTAAGATTTTTTTCTCTTCAGAGTCACTATCAGTCACTATAGGCGTTATTACAAATTCAAAAGCTGAAGGTTTTGTTCACTTGTATCAGAGAACTGAATCATATACAAAAACCAGCCAATTTAAATATGCGAGAGTTAAAATCTGACAAAGCTATCTCTTTATAGATTTGGAAATACGTGTGGTTGAATAAATTAAGCTTGATGAAGTGTGATTGATTCGACAACTCTTGATTTTTATAGTCAGTTGGCAAATATCATTATTAGATTGCTATTGtggttttttttacaaattctaAAGCCGGTAGTTCTGTTCACACTTCACATTTATCCAAAAGTTCAATCATCCTGATAAACTAGCCTATTTCATGTGCCAAAATTAAAATCTGAGAAAGCCATCTCTAATTAAATTTGTGAAATACTTCTATGTATCTAAAATAAGCTCAATCAAGTAGGGATGAgcagaaaccgaaccgaaaatcgaaccgaaccgaaaaccgCCAAAACCGCATGAAACCGCACCgaataaaaccgaaccgaataaaaaccgcaccaatactttggttttggttttggttttcacaaattttaaaaccgaatacaaaccgaaccgcaccgcaataatatatatatatatatatattaatttaattatttattttatatattttaagataatatataaattatatgtataataaaatatatatcaggTATGTGAGTTTTTGTACACTGCCAGCCCAGTATCTTGTTACAACATGATTCATGAGcatataatttttaagatttttagtGCAAGACTGCAAGTTACTGGTGATGCTACTGTTTTATATCTGAAGTTTTGAACAGGGCTCTGTGATTTGAATTGCATTAGCAGATTAGCTTGTAATAgttccggttgcggttttagGTGCAAActgcaccaaaccgcaccatgcacatcCCTACAATCAAGTGTGATTGCCTGGATCGTTCTCGGTTGCATTTGTGTAATATGGTAATTCATTATCAAGACTAGCCTATTTCATgggcaaaaattaaaatattacatagcCGTCTCTAATTAGATATATGAGATACATGTATTATCTAAATTAAGCTCGATGAAGTGTGATTGAATAGATCATTCTTGGTTGCATTTATGTGACGTTGCGGTAacattttttcaagattttagtcatattttcaagattttagTTGTAATGTGGAAATTGTGTCATACGTGTCCATGATTGCATATGGATGTTTTATTcatagtttttcaatttttaccaTAGTTCTTTATGTGTTTTTGTCAATTAATTACATTTGGTAACATATGATATGATTGTAATTATATGAGAGAGACTTTTTGCTTTATAAATCTGCACTATAATTAGATCTGACTTATGATATGAAAAAGAGTATATTTCATTTCTTTTGGCAAGAAACTAATGATTCAGGTTCTTCAAGTCGTACCTTTTGTTTTGTAACTTGAGTATGCCTTCATAATACGATTTTTTTTACCGCGAAGTCCTTTATGAATTACCTGCGCCAAGGCTCTATCTTTTCATGATCTGTTTTTTTAAGTATGATGTTTGACATCATCTTTTAATTCTGCAGCTATGCAATTGCGATTAACTTCCAGGAGAAAGTAGTTGAGGCCTGGGAAGGCCATGGTCAAAGTGCAGAAGACGAACTTAAAGAAGCACTTCGTCTTCTTGAACATCTAAAGCAAAAGGCTCGTGGTGCATTATCAAAAGAGGTTCCCCAAAAGGCCCTGCCTCTTCCCCACACTAAAGAATCTGTAGCAGTTAGGTCACTATCAGCCTTAGCAGACACTGAAAAGCTATCAAAGGCAGCCTAACAGGTAACCATATGCTGTTGGATAATCTTGTGCAGAAAGTTACTTTTTGGCTTGTAGTGAGCTTCATTACTAAACGCCTGAGTTACGAATTAGtcattttgatatattatgATATCCTTAGTAATCATAAATGGTGACTACAGTTATAGAATGCAGTAGGCCAGTAGTTCTTTATTACTGGTCCTTAAAACTTGTTCTTAATTACATCATAACTCTGCTTTTCTCACGATTTGGTGAATATTTATGCCCTTTTCTTTTATGTTGCTCCATgtttatgttattaataataGTAAGGTGCAAGCATCAGCTTTGTGATGATTTACCAATGGGATTTCTTTTTAGTTGTCAAGTGAATGGAAAATGTTCTAATTAGTGATTTGAAATCAGGTTGTTGCATAAAAGAGATGAAAAATTTTGTACGATACAGCTTCCAAGAGAAAGTAGTATTTGCTCAACTGCTTTCGCCTCTTGAAAGACATGTTCTAAAGATGGTTAATTTAACTGATTAGTTACCTGAATAATCATTACAAGATAATCATTACTATAAAATACTAGTGCCGATTAGATTTAAATATGACTAATCATTACAAGATAATCATTACTATAAAATACTAGTGCCGATAAGatttaaatataactaaatCATTGCAATTAACCTTCACATAAACACCATGTGTTGCACAATATTCTGAACTATAGTTACATCAACTGATATTGGAGCAAATTTATGGTGAACTCTTGTGATATAGATCTCTCAAAATGGAATATAAACCCTTCCCAGAAAACTACCGAAATCGGTACcaaaacacacaaaaatatcCAAACATCACACACTAACATTCCAAAAGATGAACATAACACACTAACATTCCAAAACGATGAACATGACTAACAACTTTGATGAAGTACTAAACCGAATCTCATCCAGAAAAAGATTAGGTCTAGTTTTTATTGAAAATCGGTAAATAGAAGAGAAGATGGGAGAACGAATGGGGCTTAATCGAGGATGAAGATTTGAAAAATGGAGAAGTGGTGGCTAGAACCCTAGTTACGGAAGTCGACTCACGAAACATCTGAAACGGTGAGTGTTAGAAAAATGCAGTAGAGTAGTACATTATTAATTGCAAGACAATGAAGAAGATAAATCGAGTATACTAAATAGGTATGGGGTCAACGATTAGATATGTTGAACGGTCTCTATCCTTAGCAGTTGGTGCACCATGTCCATCTCCATACATATACATGCATGTAGTTATCCTAGCCAGATTGAAGCACACATCAATAAAAGGCTTCGAAAATGTAGACTCTGCAGCTTGCATCTCTTCATTTAACTCCTTCCAGATCTCAATCAACATTCGCTTAACGTATTCTCTAGCTGCGTCTTCCGAAACACCCTTATCATTCATGTAACATTGGACCACTTTTGGAGTGTCCCCCCTCTCTAGTTCATGCTGCAATATATATCAGTAGTAAACCTAAATTAATTAACATCCGGAGTATAAAATGTATGACAATGTAGCACGAAAAAAAGATTTAGTACGCACATATGAGGTTCCCATATCATCTGTAATTCTTACAATCATGGCCGCGAGACGAACTATTTTGGGATAATTCATGATGCTTTGTAAGGCTTCGTCGGTGAAGGATGGTTCAGTTAAGAAATACAAGTGAGTAAGGATTACCGGCCCTGTTATTGAGATCCAGGCATTGTCGAGGTATTCACTGAGACTTGGTTTATATCCACTGTGGTACCACTTGGCCTCCACCAAATAAGCGTCAAATAGATCAGTCCACTGTATCAGATATCCATTGTCGAGTAACTATGTTAATGATAATATTAGTCTAAAAGTCTTAACAAATTAtctatttcacataaatatcaaacagagTTTAGCTAAACTTGCCGCTTTTTGGATGTAAGGAAGGACAGAGATACCATGTTCCCTTTCTGCAACCTCGGCTACTTGATTGATATTATCAtagaacactttaaaacaaaCCTTTACATAATCTGGCAGTTGGTCCAGCTCTGCCACATCCCATCTGATTAATGCCACAAGATATACGACGACGTTAATGTTAGGGATTATGACATGATATTGCAGAGGTATTCAATTAGTTGATGACATTTCACCTTTTGGTTAATTGTGTCAACAATTCAAGTTCCTCCAGAGTGGCATAAACGTCATAGATATCATCGATAGTAGTTATGAAGGTTGTCACGGCAGTGAGCACCTTCCTTCCATAACTAAACTCAGGGTTAGGGTTATAGCCCATACTCCACTGGAAACACTCCATTAACCTTTCCCTAGCGAACCCTAATTTTTCACCCCATTTCGTGTCCTTCCACCATCTATACATGAATTGAAATATATAGTACATGAGACATCCAGTCTAGTAAACAAAAACCAACtgataatgaaaaaaattaaggtCTTTACTGCAGTACTTACTTTGACATGTATCTGAGATCATCTTGATAGATTGCCTGCACCATGTtgtagtccaattttgcaaagGAGAGCAAGCTAGAGACATAGTCTTCTGCTGGTGCAGACGTCTCATAAAACTCAATGAACCACCTAGCTTCTTGCCTCGGCTCCCTCCAACGTTGTGGAAACTCCAATGCATGACAGACAAGCTTAACAAGAATTTCATCTTTACAGCTGATATCATTTATGTAGTCTGTCATGTGCTTCGTTGAGAAATCTTGCGCCTCGTCCATGATTTCTTCATTCTTTATTGAAAGGTACGATGCCTCGTACAATTGTACCACACCCTTCATATCTTTGCTGAGGCTGGCCTTAAATTTCCCCGATTTGTCCATAAATTGCTTAAAAATATCTACAAAATATCAGACAAAGGAGTATATATCTTTGTATCAGTGACTGTATATATGCCCTGATAGAAAACTTAACCAATATAAGAGAAAACAATCACCTTGAGGAACATTAAAGTTATGTTGCCTTAAGAGTCTAAATTTCAGAGATGTGGCATGAAGATCCTGACTGTTCAACTCCTCATCATTGTTGTATATAGCCTCCAGTATCCTCTTAATTTCATCCTCAAAGTGATAGGACACTCCAAGTCTTTGAATAGTATCGACTAACTCAAGTTTATGGAGGCTGTCCAAGTCCTCTTTGTTGAGCAGCAACCTCACATTTTCTTTTAATTCACAAGCTTGTTTACTGCAAATTTCTCCCTGCATGTACATATACATGATTCAAACATGAGGTCTCTAGAGTTAGCTAGGGTCTAGCTAGGTTAGGCCCTAATTAGGTCATATATTACATTCAACACTTCCATCATCTggactatatattatatagacaAACATAACAAACAAACAATTAAGGGTGAAATACGAGATCCCTGTAGACTTAAAATATAATGGAATGAGGACATTATGGTATAGAAAAAAAATCAGGTAAATAAAGGtcaaatcttgaaaaatataCTCATATaagtgaaaaaattgaaaaattactatacaaaataatgattttgaaatTGATTTTAACATAACCGAGTCACGATTTAGCGTAAACCTATTAATCaccattataaaatattatacaccATCACTTTATTTCCCGAACTGGATCCACCACTGGGGCtaattagtactccctccgtcccaatgaattgtatacagtttcctttttgggacatcTCACCtaggcctgtaaatggatcggatacccgatccgacccgacccgatccgtggttaaataaatggatatggatccttattaaaaaaatccgatctgctaataatctgatccgataataatccggtccgataaagaatggatatggatatgatcaaatccgatctgttaacgatccgatccgattcatacttaactatattatatattttatattatattgtattataatataatataatatattattattaatatatcacatacaaaataaaaatttctaaagatacaagacaaaaccttaaatcatattttcttataatcgaTCCGCCGCTCCTAATTCTTGACATGGCTCTCACTCTTGTTATCCGATTAATCTAATAATCACTCCTTTTTTTATGTAGAGTGAGTATAAACACAGGAGCTAACTCTTTCACTTAAAACCTCCTCAATCACATGGTTCCGTATTTAAGAcatatttatcgattttaatctTTATTAATAGAGGAGCAAATCATAATTTACTTCCTCCAAAAGcattaagcaacttatttattatttttctatttacttgaTTAATTATGTGTTGaagttttttattaaatactgctttatgagtttttttttacctattacgctaaagtttatgtattaatatagctagaaaatatcaccttttttttatgaaagttaaaacattgttcacggtgaaaaaatatatttcataatttttagtggatcggggctctgatccgattatccatgatccgagtggaccggatatggattgacttgtaaaatatccgactcctgatccgatccgatccgaatccgataaatttaaatggatcaggatatggatttagctaGACCCGATCCAAATCCTATCCGTTTACAGGCCTAATCtcaccaattgtatacattccaaaagtagtaaaattttataatataaaacatcattacaccaactactttcttccactatttccattttataataatataaacactattacacccacaaCTTTCCtacactatctcaaatttattattaaatataaatgtgtcccaccactatacccacttttcatctaactttacccATTTCTTACAtcatttcttggtctccgtgtcccaaccatttgtatacaaatgactgggacggagggagtaaacaaATTATTTGAGATGCCGAGAAGACCtcttaaataaatcatataatacaCATACCCACCATCTACATAATTACAGATAAACGAAAAGGTGATCTTGCATGCATGcatgatatataaataaaactatatcCCGTACCTTAAAACTACTGGTAAGAGATTGGAAAAAATCATAATCCCACGTAGAAGGAGGATAATTTCCGGATCTTCTGTCGTTCGATATTTTATCATGAGTAGTAGTACATCGGATACTAGAGATTTTCACAACTTTGCCTGCAGTGGAGGATCGGTTTACAGGTGCAAGAGAAGTTGGTTTGAGCATACAAGGAACTGAAGAGAAATGCAAGCGGAAATTCACAATATTAACGGCCATATTGGTAGTAACTTCTAGTTCAGATTGTGCATGGGAATAACTGGAAGATCTCTACCACTTTAAATAGAGAATCAGCCACGCATAGGGTTAAGTCAAAACTATACAATAGACACTTGTAGTTCTCAGCCACGCATAGGGTTAAGTCAAAAACTATACAATAAGCACTTGTAGTCTTGTACAGCATGGGTGCAGTAAATTATTGCCAATAATACTGTTTCATGGAAATTCAAAGTTTGAGAactaatatgtaatttttttaggaGGGTGGCGAATAAGAGAAAACCCGTCTTTAGAACAGATttataaaatgcagaatttcaaattttaaatagatttttaggatctataAATACATGTTAgtaataaaaaagtttaaattttgtatGAATCATTAGTGtctaaactaaattaaatttacGATAAGCAATTAGTTTGATGTATTTGAGTTCTGATGTAAACGAATTAAAGTGAAAATTGTAGAACAAAAGTtgtcaaattaaataattttgttaactaataaattattttaaaaaaattactttttggCTTCTAGTGAGCTCATTACTAAAAACTTGAGAGTTATTGTTAGCTTTTtgatatactagcctttaacccgtgcgaagcacgggcgggtatataattcgtaatttagtatttataatttaaattttaacatcattttattagtattttagtattaatggattgaattttggttaaattatattattcaactgactatattttctcccgattacctaaaaatggacaaaccctaataaatatctatactatattataataagccaacattggtataatttgtattccaaggttttagttatattttttggtttggtactctccttttggtactacaagtctacaaatgtggagtccattagtattatattgttaaacagtttcaaatactaaaaacactaataacaatatattatcatataatattttaaaaacactaataacaatatattatcatataatatttcattaaaaaaattataatgatggtataaataaaattataaatatacaattttgaatatgttttttttaacaagaaccttccattagtattatattgttaaacagtttcaaatactaaaaacactaataacaatatattatcatataatattttaaaaacactaataacaatatattatcatataatatttcattaaaaaaattataatgatggtataaataaaattataaatatacaattttgaatatgttttttttaacaagaaccttcatataactctttttaattttgatgtattctatttcaatataaacacgaatcattatataactctttttaactctaataTTAGAAGTTATTGTCgtaaaaaaaaccaagattacaaaattacgtttgaaattcgattgattagattactgaatttttgcaaaggtattacacgatcggctatgtttggcaaaaatttgaattttcttattttttttatttttaaatctacgtatactaaattcggattaaatgtactaatatatatatatatatatataaatatatatatatatatagtcagttgaataatataatataattaaaattcaatctattaatactaaaatactgataaaatgatgttaaaatttaaattataaataataaattacgaactatatacccgtccgtgcttcgcacgggttaaaggctagtatatataatgaGTAAAGTTTTATGAagaccacttttattggagaccgtggagaccacttatgttctgcaatcaaaacactataaaatacattattttgtgaagtatgttcaacaaatatcatgtattcattaaaattgttgaaaatcatctatgtttcataagtatataatgtatgttctgcaagttaaacaatgtcctgcaaactaaatatatttcgtagaatataaaaagagttatatgaaggttcttgttaaaaaaagatattcaaaattgtatatttataattttatttataacatcattataattttttaatgaaatattatatgataatgtattgttaggagtgtttttagtatttgaaactgtttataatactaatagactccacatttgtagacttgtagtaccaaaagaagagtaccaaaccaaaaaatataactaaaaccttgaactacaaattatagccatgttggcttattatagtatagtatagattaaatGACCGGGAGCGTGTTTACGTCAGCTGGCTCTACTTCCGAGTTTAAAATTATCTTCGattttaaataagaaattttctatttatataataatgaaattaattttaaaattacaaataagtTATTCTATTTctatttaacaaaaatcaatttcaatattaaaacaaataatttattaaatttaacttaatattataattttagtaaCTTATAAaccatttataatataaaattatgaaaatagataatatatataatcaccgAATATCGTAAGTCATTAAGTATTACTACAATTTTGTAGATGTTATCATGTGCGTCAGATAGATTCACTCCTAGAAATCGAGTACCctgaatttgtttaattttaaatgTCAAACTAACCAGGCAAGGATTAAGACCGTAGCACTCAGAAATAGAAAGATTTGGTTCACAGACGACAGGGGACAAGAACAGAAATAATCTACaaaaagttattaaataattttatgttaaaatacgtgcaaaacgTCAAATCAAACTACTATTTTGGAATggaagaaatatataaacataattttCATTGTAAACTA of Daucus carota subsp. sativus chromosome 3, DH1 v3.0, whole genome shotgun sequence contains these proteins:
- the LOC108210662 gene encoding protein KINESIN LIGHT CHAIN-RELATED 1 produces the protein MMRRASSKLIPLTKPSFSLLSRNLSTQNPTNHILSSNPNFKNCPQTHVLINSRSNFDASPSQDFSTLVDPRLKIPQISSRQRKIKEKSQLEEAFEAAETADEMVKAFKEMEASFEEKELGLACLKMGLKFDQEGEEPEKTLSYGLRALKILDNNNGFSFPLAMTLQLLGSACYNLKRFNDSLGYLNRANRMLTKLQEEGKISINDISPVLHAVQLELANTKTALGRREEALVNLRTCLEIKEMTLEEDSKELGNANRDLAEAYVAVLNFKDGLAHCLKAMEIHKRKYGLNSVEVAHDRRLLGVIYTGLEEHEKALDQNQLSQKVLKNWGLKSELLRGEIDAANMKIALGKYDDAINSLRGAVQQTEKDSEERAMVFVSMAKAFCNQENFADSKRCLQIACGILDKKESMAPEDVSEAFMEISMLYETMNEFETAISLLKRSQAMLEKLPQEQHSVGSVSARIGWLLLLTGKVKQAIPYLEEGAERLKESFGSRHYGVGYVYNNLGAAYLELDRPESAAQAFAFAKEIMDVSLGPHHSDSIESCQNLSKAYDAMGSYAIAINFQEKVVEAWEGHGQSAEDELKEALRLLEHLKQKARGALSKEVPQKALPLPHTKESVAVRSLSALADTEKLSKAA
- the LOC108214017 gene encoding terpene synthase 10-like; the protein is MAVNIVNFRLHFSSVPCMLKPTSLAPVNRSSTAGKVVKISSIRCTTTHDKISNDRRSGNYPPSTWDYDFFQSLTSSFKGEICSKQACELKENVRLLLNKEDLDSLHKLELVDTIQRLGVSYHFEDEIKRILEAIYNNDEELNSQDLHATSLKFRLLRQHNFNVPQDIFKQFMDKSGKFKASLSKDMKGVVQLYEASYLSIKNEEIMDEAQDFSTKHMTDYINDISCKDEILVKLVCHALEFPQRWREPRQEARWFIEFYETSAPAEDYVSSLLSFAKLDYNMVQAIYQDDLRYMSKWWKDTKWGEKLGFARERLMECFQWSMGYNPNPEFSYGRKVLTAVTTFITTIDDIYDVYATLEELELLTQLTKRWDVAELDQLPDYVKVCFKVFYDNINQVAEVAEREHGISVLPYIQKAWTDLFDAYLVEAKWYHSGYKPSLSEYLDNAWISITGPVILTHLYFLTEPSFTDEALQSIMNYPKIVRLAAMIVRITDDMGTSYHELERGDTPKVVQCYMNDKGVSEDAAREYVKRMLIEIWKELNEEMQAAESTFSKPFIDVCFNLARITTCMYMYGDGHGAPTAKDRDRSTYLIVDPIPI